The Pseudomonadota bacterium genome includes a region encoding these proteins:
- a CDS encoding PASTA domain-containing protein, which translates to MWRLTVPRPIAAASRHRYPTTADSWSFAPMRPISWLTTVTSASIFSFTIAIRIRPHASVSRPVVGKPTTTATCPPSPATASGSCSSPTLRISSVVTTIAPAISSAQPIHLPLRWAMLRRAADMRTFRFILTTLAVGVLFAAQSASAQIERRCVLKVDRFEDPTNLPQFHPVFDQVLTADGLLQFDIDTSSPIDQAGLNFRLVQAPPGMTIDTATGVVSWQPDELQVGVISATVLVTDTDQRRNRHTFCVEVIDDSAGPLIDDIADASILIDEPFSVDVDATDPNPEDLLTYSLDQAPPGMTIDGLSGLIVWTPSIADIGVNNVVVRATDDSGQLDTETFALNVLLANASPVIDPIDDRGARPGINVAIQVTANDPDDVVLTYRLLVRPAGMQIDSDNGLIAWVPVGQQLGNHAVTVEVSDPQGFSDQTSFEILVDFNRPPIAVDDGAYRVERGETLNVPAPGVLGNDVDPNDDALAAQLVTGPTQGLLTLNADGSFDYTPNVPTGTIGFVAALEFMTPNNGGTLAPPLVADVNDDGRTDVVTQVSNGVAGRNIFVISSPDTGELIATSPPLDRGVVNYSGKAVADIDLDGYVEIISIGGEGSDLPPDMNKIFAFEHDGTFKWESEQLAERYFVEGIRAVHGDGRINGAQPTIADLDQDGTPEIIVGHGVDADGTSQDGVAVTVFDNQGMKLFTSYARGIRRGGDFMRAEVVDLDLDGDPEILVGSAAFSHDGALLWKLNDIDNFQRRATPTAANLDSDPYPELVMAGTSTSETVASNHDGTRLWTAPTVFNFQTFEAELVVADVDDDGLVEVLVVGNNGFSPAKLEVLNGHDGSLKWEYPSDGSGLSLGTVLPTVFDLDGNGETEILLFGFQPRLLWVLEGETGQLIQAFDLGLGNPPAGETPFFADVDNDGASELLMNGTNRFGPSSAYWVFESPGDNWAPTRPIWNQWNYHVTNVNPDGTIARFEQAHWLLNGLNQNRLNGRLPEERVEESDFFEYAAFDGELTSNVARVDIDVLPPNAPPRILSTPLRLASPGFDYVYPVLAVDADPGEVLTLSIAEGPSGMSIDALNQVIWTPGSGDLGPHVVVVDVVDSIGSRASQNYVLEVVPPVTVPNVAGLTEAQAVTDLHDVTLEASPIQPVFSDTIPAGAVAAQLPAAGSTAAAGSRVRIDVSQGPVPINVPRVLGLTEANALDSLAQAGLNAGMVVWVNDPLIPRGVVAAQDPPPNAPVPPGSAIDLTLSGGPRASLVVDPPVITAGDTATVSVEVRDIDGTPLDPQPAVSLSLVIDPETNFGTPPSLAGSSILTAPDTQGGFELVASYSVRGGESISTPVAALAPVSEGPSGDLYSNFARQLDEFGDLVTALQAAVLANDLPTIVLIDQALADLEAAIDLRRLRTMTVIAPEGGVPPTPAQAIDGGLPVSAEDGAYGEASLDLLGAARNAGSSHARRYRPGPGHQPAQSGSDADRSRPGRARSLRAGRAGGFRRDHRDHRHLHATTAGGRYPGTSPGTGRCGTDGRERHRRAALYPARPDECHANPQQHHQGFLRPLHRGRGHLHGLDYRRRLVTELGE; encoded by the coding sequence GTGTGGCGTCTGACGGTACCGAGGCCGATCGCGGCAGCTTCTCGGCACAGATATCCGACGACGGCCGATTCGTGGTCTTTCGCTCCAATGCGTCCAATCTCGTGGCTGACGACAGTAACGAGCGCTTCGATATTTTCGTTCACGATCGCGATACGAATCAGACCGCACGCGTCAGTATCCCGGCCGGTGGTGGGGAAGCCGACAACCACAGCTACCTGCCCGCCATCACCGGCGACGGCCAGTGGATCGTGTTCGAGTCCGACGCTGCGAATCTCGTCAGTGGTGACAACAATCGCGCCCGCGATATCTTCCGCGCAGCCAATCCACTTGCCACTGCGCTGGGCAATGCTACGGAGGGCCGCTGATATGCGCACTTTCCGATTTATTCTTACAACGCTTGCCGTGGGCGTGTTGTTCGCGGCCCAGAGCGCTTCGGCGCAGATCGAGCGGCGCTGTGTGCTGAAGGTCGATCGCTTCGAGGACCCGACGAATCTGCCGCAGTTTCATCCTGTTTTTGACCAGGTGCTGACCGCCGACGGCTTGCTGCAATTCGATATCGACACGAGTTCTCCGATCGACCAGGCCGGGCTGAATTTCCGCTTGGTCCAGGCCCCGCCCGGCATGACCATCGACACGGCCACGGGTGTGGTGAGCTGGCAGCCCGACGAGCTGCAGGTCGGCGTGATCTCGGCCACCGTGCTGGTTACCGACACCGACCAGCGGCGCAATCGCCACACCTTCTGCGTTGAGGTCATCGATGACTCGGCCGGTCCCCTGATCGACGACATCGCCGATGCGAGCATCCTGATTGATGAACCCTTCAGCGTCGATGTCGACGCCACGGACCCCAATCCCGAAGATCTGCTGACCTACAGCCTCGACCAGGCGCCGCCGGGCATGACGATCGACGGCCTCAGCGGACTCATCGTATGGACCCCCTCGATCGCTGATATCGGCGTCAACAACGTGGTGGTGCGGGCCACGGACGACAGCGGCCAGCTCGACACGGAGACCTTCGCCCTGAATGTGCTGCTGGCCAACGCATCGCCGGTCATCGATCCGATCGACGATCGCGGTGCTCGACCGGGTATCAACGTGGCCATCCAGGTCACGGCGAACGACCCCGATGACGTGGTCCTGACCTATCGATTGCTCGTTCGTCCGGCCGGGATGCAGATCGATTCCGACAACGGGCTGATCGCCTGGGTGCCCGTCGGCCAGCAGCTCGGAAACCACGCGGTCACCGTCGAGGTTAGCGACCCACAAGGCTTCAGCGATCAGACCAGCTTCGAGATCTTGGTGGACTTCAATCGCCCGCCCATAGCGGTCGATGACGGCGCCTATCGGGTCGAACGTGGCGAGACGCTCAATGTTCCCGCACCCGGTGTGCTGGGCAATGACGTCGATCCGAACGACGACGCACTGGCCGCCCAGCTCGTCACCGGGCCGACGCAGGGTTTGCTGACGCTGAACGCCGACGGCTCCTTCGACTACACGCCGAATGTACCAACGGGAACGATCGGCTTCGTCGCCGCACTGGAGTTCATGACCCCCAACAACGGGGGGACGCTTGCGCCGCCGCTGGTCGCAGACGTGAACGACGACGGTCGTACGGACGTGGTCACCCAGGTCAGCAACGGGGTTGCCGGCAGGAACATCTTCGTGATCAGCAGCCCGGACACGGGCGAACTCATCGCGACCAGCCCCCCGCTCGATCGCGGTGTGGTTAACTATTCCGGCAAGGCCGTGGCGGACATCGACCTGGACGGCTATGTCGAGATCATCTCGATCGGCGGCGAAGGCTCGGATCTTCCCCCGGACATGAACAAGATCTTCGCCTTCGAACACGATGGCACCTTCAAGTGGGAAAGCGAGCAACTGGCGGAACGGTACTTCGTCGAAGGCATTCGCGCGGTCCACGGCGACGGGAGAATCAACGGGGCGCAACCGACCATTGCCGACCTCGACCAGGATGGCACGCCGGAGATCATCGTCGGTCATGGCGTCGATGCCGACGGCACGAGCCAGGACGGCGTCGCGGTGACCGTCTTCGACAACCAGGGCATGAAGCTGTTCACCAGCTATGCCCGCGGCATCCGTCGCGGCGGCGACTTCATGCGCGCCGAAGTGGTCGACCTGGATCTCGATGGAGACCCCGAAATTCTTGTTGGCTCGGCCGCGTTCTCTCATGACGGCGCATTGCTCTGGAAACTGAACGACATCGATAACTTCCAGCGTCGGGCCACACCCACCGCGGCCAACCTGGACAGTGATCCCTACCCGGAATTGGTCATGGCCGGCACAAGCACTTCTGAGACGGTCGCCTCGAACCACGACGGAACGCGGCTCTGGACAGCGCCTACGGTCTTCAACTTCCAGACCTTCGAAGCCGAGCTGGTCGTCGCCGACGTCGACGACGACGGTCTGGTCGAGGTGCTGGTCGTCGGCAACAACGGGTTTTCACCCGCGAAGCTGGAAGTCCTCAATGGTCATGACGGCTCCCTGAAGTGGGAGTATCCCAGCGATGGTAGTGGATTGAGTCTGGGGACGGTTTTGCCGACCGTGTTCGATCTGGACGGCAATGGCGAAACGGAAATCCTGCTGTTCGGTTTCCAGCCAAGGTTATTGTGGGTGCTGGAAGGCGAGACCGGCCAGCTGATCCAGGCGTTCGATCTCGGCCTCGGCAACCCGCCGGCCGGGGAAACCCCTTTCTTCGCCGATGTCGACAACGATGGCGCCTCCGAATTGTTGATGAACGGCACAAACCGCTTCGGACCGAGCTCGGCCTACTGGGTCTTCGAATCCCCCGGTGACAACTGGGCGCCGACGCGTCCGATCTGGAACCAGTGGAACTACCACGTCACCAACGTCAATCCCGATGGCACCATTGCTCGCTTCGAACAAGCGCACTGGCTGCTGAACGGCCTGAACCAGAATCGCCTCAATGGCAGGCTCCCGGAAGAACGCGTCGAGGAGAGCGACTTCTTCGAGTACGCCGCCTTCGACGGCGAGCTGACCTCCAACGTGGCTCGCGTCGACATCGATGTGTTGCCGCCGAACGCGCCGCCGCGCATTCTGTCGACACCCTTGAGGTTGGCCTCTCCCGGCTTCGATTACGTTTATCCGGTGCTGGCCGTCGATGCCGATCCAGGCGAAGTGCTGACCCTGTCCATTGCCGAAGGGCCGAGCGGCATGTCCATCGATGCGCTGAACCAAGTGATCTGGACGCCCGGCAGCGGCGACCTCGGTCCCCATGTGGTGGTTGTGGATGTGGTCGACTCGATCGGCTCTCGTGCCAGCCAGAACTATGTGCTGGAGGTGGTACCGCCGGTGACCGTTCCGAACGTGGCGGGCCTCACGGAAGCGCAGGCCGTGACCGACCTGCACGATGTCACGCTGGAGGCCAGCCCGATCCAGCCCGTCTTCAGCGACACGATCCCGGCGGGTGCTGTGGCGGCACAGCTGCCTGCAGCGGGCAGTACCGCGGCGGCGGGCAGCCGGGTTCGAATCGACGTTTCCCAAGGTCCGGTGCCGATCAACGTACCGCGCGTTCTGGGGCTGACTGAGGCGAATGCGCTGGACAGTCTCGCTCAGGCCGGATTGAATGCGGGCATGGTGGTCTGGGTCAACGATCCCCTGATTCCGCGCGGCGTGGTCGCGGCACAGGACCCGCCACCGAACGCACCGGTGCCGCCGGGCAGCGCCATCGACCTGACCCTGTCCGGTGGACCGCGCGCGAGTCTGGTCGTGGATCCTCCCGTGATTACCGCCGGCGACACCGCCACGGTTTCCGTGGAAGTACGCGATATCGACGGCACACCGCTGGATCCGCAACCGGCGGTCAGCCTGTCGCTGGTGATCGATCCGGAAACCAACTTCGGCACGCCGCCGTCGCTCGCAGGCTCGTCGATCCTGACCGCGCCCGATACGCAGGGCGGCTTCGAACTGGTGGCCAGTTACAGCGTCCGTGGCGGTGAGTCGATCAGCACGCCGGTGGCTGCACTGGCACCGGTCAGCGAGGGTCCCAGCGGTGATCTGTATTCGAATTTCGCTCGGCAGCTCGACGAGTTCGGGGACCTGGTCACGGCACTGCAGGCCGCCGTACTGGCGAACGACCTGCCGACGATCGTTCTCATCGATCAGGCCCTGGCCGATTTGGAAGCCGCCATCGACCTGCGCCGCCTGCGCACCATGACCGTGATCGCCCCGGAAGGCGGCGTGCCGCCCACGCCAGCCCAGGCCATCGACGGCGGCCTGCCCGTGTCGGCCGAGGACGGCGCCTATGGCGAGGCGAGCCTGGATCTGTTGGGCGCTGCTCGAAACGCTGGATCAAGTCATGCGCGAAGGTACCGCCCCGGACCTGGTCATCAACCAGCTCAATCAGGATCTGATGCAGACCGCAGCCGCCCTGGACGCGCTCGATCCCTCCGTGCCGGGCGTGCTGGGGGCTTCCGGCGCGATCATCGCGATCACCGGCACCTTCACGCCACGACTGCTGGTGGCCGATATCCGGGCACTTCGCCAGGAACTGGCCGATGCGGGACTGACGGGCGAGAACGCCATCGGCGCGCCGCGCTTTACCCTGCTCGGCCTGATGAGTGCCACGCGAATCCGCAACAACATCATCAAGGATTTCTACGTCCCCTACATCGTGGACGTGGCCACCTCCATGGGCTCGATTATCGCCGCCGACTTGTTACAGAACTGGGTGAATGA
- a CDS encoding sigma-70 family RNA polymerase sigma factor, producing the protein MKGQADGLENVAERPGEITQVLQRWSQGDRSAGDELMKRLYAQLRQVAQVRLSGERAGHTLQPTALVHEAYLKIVQGEAVSWQDRTHFIAVAARAMRQIIIDGGRRRQAAKRQAPESPTLLLQAMGEADQSVDLMALDQALTRLEQLDEKQARIVELKYFGGLTSDEIAAVMDISPATVHRYWRAARSWLFLELGKHSEPGGGA; encoded by the coding sequence ATGAAGGGGCAGGCCGACGGCCTGGAAAACGTGGCCGAAAGACCCGGTGAGATCACGCAGGTGCTGCAACGCTGGTCGCAGGGCGACCGGTCGGCCGGCGACGAGTTGATGAAACGGCTGTACGCGCAGCTTCGCCAGGTGGCGCAAGTACGCCTTTCCGGCGAGCGTGCCGGCCATACCCTCCAACCCACCGCTCTCGTTCACGAGGCCTACCTGAAGATCGTGCAGGGCGAAGCCGTTTCCTGGCAGGATCGGACCCACTTCATTGCCGTGGCTGCGCGCGCCATGCGCCAGATCATCATCGACGGCGGCCGGCGCCGGCAGGCAGCCAAGCGCCAGGCACCGGAGTCGCCGACACTGCTGCTGCAGGCCATGGGCGAAGCCGACCAGTCCGTCGATCTGATGGCGCTCGACCAGGCGCTCACCCGTCTTGAGCAGCTTGATGAGAAACAGGCCCGAATCGTGGAGCTCAAGTATTTCGGCGGCCTGACAAGCGATGAGATCGCTGCCGTCATGGATATCTCGCCGGCGACCGTCCATCGCTACTGGCGTGCCGCCCGTTCCTGGCTGTTCCTCGAACTGGGCAAGCACTCGGAGCCCGGGGGCGGCGCGTGA